CGAAAAATATACATTCAAATCATTGAAAATTAATTTGACAAAAATTTTAAATTTTGTTAACAAGATTAATATTATATTTACAATCTAAAGATATAAGCCTATTTTATCAATAATTTGAAAATCAAATTAATCAAATAAGTGAAAAGCATTTTCAATAACTAACATTAATTAATCTTAAAAAGTCATGAAAACTATTCTTAAAAAAACATTCACAGTATTGACCATTTTTGCACTTACAATATCCGTAAATGCACAGAAAAACTTCACTTTAAATGCTGCAAAATCAACTTTTTCAGTATCAGGTACTTCAACCATGCATGATTGGACTATGAAATCAGCCTTAGGAACTGGAACAGCTAACTTAACTGTAACAAATTCAAAATTAGCAGCTATTACAAGCTTAACAATAAATCTTAATGCTGAGTCAATAAAGAGTGAAAAAAGTTCAATGGACAAAGTTGCTTACAAAACTTTAAAAACAGATAAATTTAAAACTGTTAAATACGTTTTAAAATCAGCTGTTAAAGCAAATGAAACTACATGGGATCTGGTTGGTACTTATACAATTGCCGGAGTTGCTCAAGAAGTAAAAACACAAGTAAAAACTACTATAACAAATGGAGCAGTTTCTTTACAAGGCTCCAACAAAATAACATTTAAACAGTTTGGAATGAAATCACCAACAGCTATGCTTGGAACTATTAAAACAGGAGAAGACTTAACTGTAAAATTCAACCTTAACTTTAAATAATAAATAGATGAAAAAAATAATTTTATTTGCTGCTGGTATACTTTCAATCACTGCTGCCGATGCACAGGTATCTTTCAGGAAAATGCAGAATATGATTCCGAGAAGCCAAGATGGATTAAACATATTTGATGTTAGGAAGGACAATGTTGAATTTGATGGTTTAAGTATAGACTTAGGTGGAGCATTTGCAATGCAATTCCAAGCTTTAAACTCATTCAATGATCAAAAAGAAGGCACATATACAGCTTCGAATGGAGCAGATATTTCTGGAAGCGCTGGAACTTCAGGTTACAGACTAAACAACTTAGGAAATAATTTTAATTTACCAGCTGCAAACCTAACAGTAGGGGCTCAATTAGCAGATGGGGTACGCGTAAACTTAGACATATACCTTTCTTCAAGACATCACAATGAAACATGGGTAAAAGGTGGATATTTACAAATTGACAAGTTGGACTTCATTAAAAAAGATTTCTTAGCCGATATCATGAAATACACTACCATAAAAGTAGGTCAAATGGAGAATAACTATGGTGATGCACACTTTAGAAGAACTGATAATGGTAATGCAATTCTGAATCCGTTTATCGAAGGTAACATCATGGATTCTTTCGAAACTGAAATGGGCATGGAAGTATATTACAATAGAGAAGGCTTAGTTAGTATGATCGGTATTACTAATGGAAAATTAAATCAAGGTGTAGCCGAATTTATAACATCAACTCCTACTGAATCTGCTCCAGATCCAAACACAACAGTAAGTCCAACTATTTTGGCAAAATTGGGATATGACAAACAATTGAACAAAGATTTAAGAGTGAGAATTACAGGTTCATACAACCACAACGCCAACATGAGTGCAAATCCATGGGGATCAGACAGAGCTGGTAGCCGCTATTTTGGGGTTATGTCACATCAGGCTTATGCTTACGACGGAACACCTAATGCAAACAATTTTGATCCAGCATCCAATGCCACCACTGGTAGATTTAGTCCTGGATATGCAAACTGGTACACAGCATTTATGATTAACCCATTTGTTAAATACAAAGGATTAGAATTCTTCGGAACTTTGGAATTCACACAGGGTGGAGACAAAAAAGGAACTGACGAATCTCGTAACGTAAATCAATACGCTGCCGATTTAGTTTACCGATTTGGAAACACTGAACAATTCTATATTGGAGGAAGATATAATATAGTATCTGGAAACATCGCTAGTCAACCTGATAAAGTCAATGTAAATAGATTTGAATCAAGTTTAGGTTGGTATATGACTAAAAATATCATTACTAAACTGGCCTATACAAATCAAAACTATTCTGATTACTCACAATACGGTGGTAGCAGCTTAAATGACTTATATGGTGGTAATTTTAATGGTGTAATGTTTGAAGCAGCCATTACTTTCTAATATGAAACAAAAAATAAAATTTACAGTTGTGGGTTTAGCACTTTTCCTTTTATTAGGAAGTGCTAAACCCATTTCTTTATTTGTAGATCCAAACACAATAATAATTAACCAGATAAAAATAGAAATTTTAGGAAATTCTACTGTCGGTAAATACAAGTGTAACTGTCCTCATACTTATAGAGATACAATTTATTTAAACTCAACTACAAAAAATAGTTTGAAGTCAGAAATAGCAACAGCAAATTTTGATTGTGGAAATAGAATCATGAATAAAGATCTAAAGACCACTATTAAAGTAACAAAATTCCCAAAAAGCACGGTTACCATAACCAATATAAAACCTTCTGGAAGCAATTATACATGCAGTTTAAATTTTCGTATAACAGATAAAACACTTTCATACCAAAACCTTAATTTAACAAATACAAAAGAAGCACTTGAAGGAACAGTATCAGTGAAATTTACAGATTTAGGCTTAGAACCACCAACCAAGATGGGTGGAGTTATCAAAGTGAAAAATGAATTTATAATTCATTTCGTATTGTATAAATTATAGTTTTATTTTATTTCACTTCTTTATTATTAACTATTAAATAGCTGAATCAAATAATAATTTTCAAAACTACCTCTTTCATAACATGAATCGAATTTCACAATATTTGTAGTTATCTTACAGGTATAAAAACTAAAGACAGCACCCCTCTATCACCTCAAAATTCGTTTTATAAAATGTAAAAATAACTTCTTTTTTTTTATGGAAATTAAATGAATAACTTTGTGGAGAATTTCAACACTTCACAAGATGCATTTCATTTCTCAAGATTTAGAAGATTATATCGAACAACATTCTGAAAAAGAACCCGAATTATTAGCCGCTCTTAATAAAGAAACTTACCAAAAAATATTATTACCACGAATGCTGAGTGGTCATTTTCAAGGAAGAGTTTTGAGTATGCTCTCCAAATTAATTCGTCCAGTAAACATTCTTGAGATTGGAACTTACACTGGCTACTCAGCTTTGTGTTTATGCGAAGGCATGCAAGAAAACGGACAGTTACATACTATTGACATTAAAGAAGAGCTGGTAGATTTTCAGCGCAAACATTTTGACAAATCTCCTTGGGGGAAACAAATTACACAACATTTAGGAGAAGCTGTTGACATTATTCCGAATCTTGATTTAAAATTTGATTTGGTTTTTATAGATGCAGACAAAGAAAATTACCTCAACTATTTTGAAATGATTTTGCCAAAAATGAATAAAGGAGGCATTCTTTTATCTGATAATGTATTATGGAGTGGTAAAGTACTCGAACCAATCCATCCCAACGACATTAGTACTAAAGTCCTTGTAGAATACAATTTACTACTTAAAAACGATCCAAGAGTAGAAACTGTTTTATTACCTATTCGCGATGGTTTGACCGTAAGTAGAGTTTTGTAAATTTAAAGATCTTTTATTAAAACTAAAATCTCTCAATTACCTGCATCAATAACCCAGATAGAAGTACAAATTCTTTTCATTTTTAATAAAAAATAAAAAGATTTTAAGTGATAAGCGAACTAACGAAGTTAATCGCCTTTATAACAATCCTCCGTCAAAAAATTACTGTATGCCTTTAGGAAAGTTCTTATGGATTGCCAATTGGTATACTTTATACATAAGATAGCCTGTAATCAATCCA
The Flavobacterium sp. 5 DNA segment above includes these coding regions:
- a CDS encoding O-methyltransferase codes for the protein MHFISQDLEDYIEQHSEKEPELLAALNKETYQKILLPRMLSGHFQGRVLSMLSKLIRPVNILEIGTYTGYSALCLCEGMQENGQLHTIDIKEELVDFQRKHFDKSPWGKQITQHLGEAVDIIPNLDLKFDLVFIDADKENYLNYFEMILPKMNKGGILLSDNVLWSGKVLEPIHPNDISTKVLVEYNLLLKNDPRVETVLLPIRDGLTVSRVL
- a CDS encoding YceI family protein — encoded protein: MKTILKKTFTVLTIFALTISVNAQKNFTLNAAKSTFSVSGTSTMHDWTMKSALGTGTANLTVTNSKLAAITSLTINLNAESIKSEKSSMDKVAYKTLKTDKFKTVKYVLKSAVKANETTWDLVGTYTIAGVAQEVKTQVKTTITNGAVSLQGSNKITFKQFGMKSPTAMLGTIKTGEDLTVKFNLNFK
- a CDS encoding YceI family protein, which encodes MKQKIKFTVVGLALFLLLGSAKPISLFVDPNTIIINQIKIEILGNSTVGKYKCNCPHTYRDTIYLNSTTKNSLKSEIATANFDCGNRIMNKDLKTTIKVTKFPKSTVTITNIKPSGSNYTCSLNFRITDKTLSYQNLNLTNTKEALEGTVSVKFTDLGLEPPTKMGGVIKVKNEFIIHFVLYKL